ACAGCCTGTCTGTTCAAACGAAACGTATGCCCTTGTGGTATAAAGCTGCGGAGGATGAGTATGCCAAGTGAAAAGGGATCGAAATTGAGGATTTTGGTGGTTGAAGATGATTTTATGGTCAGGCAGGTTATTCGTGATATCCTCGATAGTTATGGTTCTGTCGATATCGCTGTGAACGGCGAGGAAGCCGTCCAGGCCTTTCGCGTCGCTTGGCGCAAGCAGGTACCGTACGATCTTATTTGCATGGATATCATGATGCCGACGATGGACGGCAACGAGGCCTTGGTGAAAATCCGCGACGTGGAGAAGGCCCTGGGCATCATCGGTTCCGAGGAGGTGAAGGTGATTATGATTTCGGCGCTGGATGATGCGAAGACGGTCGTCAAGGCCTATTCAAAAGGGGGAGCAACTTCCTATATCGTTAAACCGATAGAAAAGGAGCGCCTGCTCAGTGAAATGCGCAGTATCGGTCTGATTGTCTGAAAGGTCTTTGGGCCAGCGCGGCGGACCGGTGGAGCACCGGTCCGCCGCACTGACGGGCCGTCACCAGCCCTTGGTGGCCATGATCTTCTTAATCATCTCTTCGTTTTTTTTCTCGACGATGAGCATTTTCTTGGCCTGGGCGGCGTGAATTTTCTCCGTCAGGGCATCTATATTTGCCGGTTTTTCCAGCAGGTCGAGGGCGCCGAGTTTCATCGCCTCAATACCCTGCTTGATGGTGGCATGACCGGTAAGCAGGATAACCTCGACATCCGGATTTTTTTCCTTAAGAATTTTCAGAACTTCGATGCCGTTCATCTCCGGCATCATCAAGTCGAGAATGACTGCGTCATAGTTTCCCTGGGTAGCTTTTGCCAGGCCATCCTTTGCCGATGAAGAGGTGGATACCTGCATGTTCCTGGCCTCCATCCGCTCCGACATCAGGCTCAGGAAATCTTCTTCATCATCGATCAGTAATATTTTCTCAGACATGGTGTGTACTCCTTTTACTCGGTGTTGATACGTCTTGTTTACAAAGCAAGAGTTCGATAGTTTACTGTAAGTTGCCAAATACCGGCATTAAAACAGATGGACCACCAGTTCTTGCCTATTCAGGTCGGCTGACAGTTCTGCCCCAAGGGCGGCGAGAAGGTCCTTATGCCCGGCAGGCATCCGGGCAGAAAAGTCGCCACCCAGACCGCTTATGCCGCCGATGCGCAGACTGACCCTGGTGTCCTCCTTTCCGGCGCTGCAGTGCAGGGTGGCACCGGCATCGGTAGCGCCAATGGCGAATTCCAGGCACAACCAGATGAGATTCTGCAGGAGAAAGGGGTTCCCGGAAATGATTACCGGGGCCTTCGGCGTATCGACCCT
This DNA window, taken from Desulforhopalus sp., encodes the following:
- a CDS encoding response regulator, translated to MSEKILLIDDEEDFLSLMSERMEARNMQVSTSSSAKDGLAKATQGNYDAVILDLMMPEMNGIEVLKILKEKNPDVEVILLTGHATIKQGIEAMKLGALDLLEKPANIDALTEKIHAAQAKKMLIVEKKNEEMIKKIMATKGW
- a CDS encoding response regulator, translating into MPSEKGSKLRILVVEDDFMVRQVIRDILDSYGSVDIAVNGEEAVQAFRVAWRKQVPYDLICMDIMMPTMDGNEALVKIRDVEKALGIIGSEEVKVIMISALDDAKTVVKAYSKGGATSYIVKPIEKERLLSEMRSIGLIV